The Lates calcarifer isolate ASB-BC8 linkage group LG6, TLL_Latcal_v3, whole genome shotgun sequence genome includes a region encoding these proteins:
- the LOC108877942 gene encoding leucine-rich repeat-containing G-protein coupled receptor 6: protein MQTGGQSDMLPVLLLLCAAGGTWGSAPGVWGYGRIQGRQGPAGSLCPSPCQCEEDGIFIMADCSELGLSSVPANLSPLTTYLDLSMNNISEIQPRAFHRLHLLSELRISGNQLRYISGHALQGLHNLKVLMLQNNQLERLPDDAPWDLPNLLSLRLDANLLSEVPAGTFRGVRSLRHLWLDDNSLTEIPVMALDSLPSLQAMTLALNQITHIPDYSFTNLSALVVLHLHNNQIQSMGARCFEGLHSLETLDLNYNDLQEFPVAIRTLSKLQELGFHNNNIKAIPEKAFVGNPQLQTIHFYENPIQFVGKSAFQFLPKLHTLSLNGATQIREFPDLKGTTSLEILTLTRAGLSALPLDLCEQLPRLRVLELSYNQIEDLPSFYHCSALQEIGLQHNQIRRIESSTFQQLTSLRALDLSWNMIEWIHPDAFASLHSLIKLDLTENRLSSVPVAGLGGLTHLKLRGNTDLYEAFSPDHFPRMRVIEMPYAYQCCVYGSCDSYKPASQWDTEQSNTDEDLHKRTVAMYPIHADTHYDPDLEEFQLEIEESKLQTSVQCTPSPGPFRPCDSLLGSWLVRVGLWSISLVSLLGNSLLLLSLFGSPGYLSPLRFTVACMGASNLLTGVCTCTLTLVDALTLGEFGHHGARWEGGPGCQATGWVWVFASEASVLLLTLAAVQCGVSVTCARAYGKSPSLGNVRTCALFCLTLSLTLASLPLVGVGEYGSSPFCLPSPLPPPSSRLPSSLGFPLALIMMNTLCLLIVTGSYIRLYWELLRGECEGLWDCAMIKHVAWLIFTNGLLYVPVAFLSLCSLLGLLSLGEEVLKSVLLLLQPLPACLNPLLFLLFTRDHSQFFFWTRPKVRPQLRRDRTLDSLVSVATEKSSCSDSSAQASLADADALYSGGSSLQSRLDPVRFSHCSSTSSVPLIPCQIPTPTARDRDRATERGSPNDEEYLRSLDEDVIHGNCPRYHSTMTPSLTSHP, encoded by the exons GTCAGACATGCTGCCCGTGCTTCTGCTTCTCTGCGCTGCTGGAGGAACTTGGGGGTCCGCCCCCGGAGTGTGGGGGTACGGACGGATCCAAGGCAGGCAGGGGCCGGCGGGGTCGCTGTGCCCGTCTCCGTGCCAGTGCGAGGAAGATGGGATATTCATCATGGCGGACTGCTCAGAGTTGGGACTATCGTCCGTGCCAGCTAACCTCAGCCCTCTCACCACTTACCT GGATCTGAGTATGAACAACATCAGTGAGATCCAGCCCAGAGCCTTCCACCGACTGCACCTGTTGTCAGAACT GCGTATCTCAGGGAATCAGCTGAGGTATATCTCAGGCCATGCTCTCCAGGGTCTCCACAACCTCAAAGTTCT AATGCTACAAAACAACCAGCTGGAGAGACTTCCTGATGATGCACCATGGGACCTACCCAACCTACTGTCCTT GCGTCTTGATGCTAACCTGTTGTCTGAGGTTCCGGCCGGGACTTTCAGAGGGGTTCGCTCTCTGCGGCACCTGTGGTTGGACGACAACTCGCTAACAGAGATCCCAGTGATGGCCCTGGACTCTTTGCCCTCCCTGCAGGCCATGACACTGGCCCTCAACCAGATCACACACATCCCAGATTATTCGTTTACCAACCTCTCCGCCCTTGTCGTACT GCATCTCCATAACAACCAGATCCAGAGCATGGGCGCGAGATGTTTTGAAGGTTTACACAGTCTGGAGACACT ggATTTAAACTACAATGATCTGCAGGAGTTCCCTGTGGCCATCAGGACATTGAGCAAACTTCAGGAACT GGGCTTCCATAACAACAATATCAAAGCCATCCCCGAGAAGGCCTTCGTGGGAAATCCTCAGCTTCAAACCAT tCATTTCTATGAGAACCCAATCCAGTTCGTGGGAAAATCCGCTTTCCAGTTCTTACCTaagctgcacacact TTCCCTTAACGGAGCAACCCAGATTCGAGAGTTTCCCGATCTGAAAGGAACCACCAGCCTGGAAATTTT GACGCTGACTCGGGCTGGTCTCTCAGCTCTCCCTCTGGATCTATGTGAGCAGCTGCCTCGCCTCAGAGTGCT GGAGCTGTCTTACAACCAGATAGAGGATCTGCCCAGTTTTTACCACTGCTCAGCACTGCAAGAGAT AGGGCTTCAGCATAACCAAATCAGGAGGATAGAGTCAAGCACCTTCCAGCAGCTCACCTCTCTCAGAGCACT agatCTGAGCTGGAATATGATCGAGTGGATTCACCCAGATGCCTTTGCTTCACTTCactctttgatcaaact GGACCTGACAGAGAACCGTCTCAGCTCAGTCCCTGTTGCAGGTTTGGGGGGTCTCACCCATCTGAAGCTGAGGGGAAACACTGATTTATATGAGGCCTTCAGTCCTGATCACTTTCCCCGTATGAG GGTGATAGAGATGCCTTATGCCTACCAGTGCTGTGTATATGGTTCCTGTGATAGCTATAAGCCAGCCAGTCAGTGGGACACAGAGCAAAGCAACACTGATGAGGACCTACACAAGAGAACTGTGGCCATGTACCCTATCcatgctgacacacact ATGACCCTGACCTGGAAGAGTTCCAACTGGAGATAGAAGAATCCAAACTACAGACAAGTGTCCAATGCACACCCTCGCCAG GTCCTTTCCGTCCCTGTGACTCGCTGTTGGGCAGCTGGCTGGTTCGCGTGGGCTTGTGGTCCATCTCCCTAGTGTCTCTGCTGGGGaactctctcctgctcctgtccCTCTTCGGCTCGCCTGGCTACCTGTCGCCGCTCCGCTTCACTGTGGCCTGCATGGGTGCTTCCAATCTGCTGAcaggtgtgtgcacatgcaccCTAACCCTTGTGGATGCTCTTACCCTGGGAGAGTTTGGCCACCATGGTGCCCGCTGGGAGGGGGGACCTGGCTGCCAGGCAACAGGATGGGTCTGGGTGTTTGCATCTGAGGCgagtgtgttgctgctgactCTTGCAGCCGTGCAGTGTGGCGTGAGTGTGACGTGCGCCCGGGCATATGGGAAGTCCCCGTCCCTGGGAAATGTGCGCACATGTGCACTTTTCTGCCTCACTCTTTCCCTCACCCTTGCCTCTCTCCCACTGGTAGGAGTTGGAGAATATGGGTCCTCACCTTTCTGCCTTCCCTCACCCCTGCCACCCCCATCCTCCCGGCTGCCATCCTCCCTGGGCTTCCCCTTGGCGCTCATTATGATGAACACTTTGTGCTTGCTTATAGTCACAGGTTCATACATCCGCCTTTACTGGGAGTTACTTAGGGGTGAGTGCGAGGGCTTGTGGGACTGTGCCATGATCAAACATGTTGCCTGGCTGATATTCACCAATGGCCTCCTCTATGTGCCTGTAGCTTTCCTCTCCCTTTGCTCCCTCTTGGGTCTGCTTTCTCTGGGGGAGGAGGTGCTTAAATCAGTTCTCCTGCTTCTCCAgcccctgcctgcctgcctcaatcccctcctcttcctcctatTCACACGAGACCACTCCCAGTTTTTCTTCTGGACTCGCCCCAAAGTGCGTCCCCAGCTACGCCGGGACCGCACCCTGGACTCGCTGGTTTCTGTGGCGACAGAGAAGAGCTCTTGCTCTGACTCGTCGGCACAGGCATCACTCGCCGATGCTGATGCTCTGTACAGCGGGGGGTCCTCCCTCCAATCCCGACTGGATCCAGTCCGATTTTCCCACTGCTCTTCTACTTCCTCTGTTCCTCTCATCCCTTGCCAGATACCCACTCCCACTGccagagatagagacagagcaACAGAACGAGGAAGCCCGAACGACGAAGAATATCTGAGGAGTTTGGATGAAGATGTGATTCATGGCAATTGCCCTCGGTATCACTCAACCATGactccctctctcacctctcatcCATGA
- the ube2t gene encoding ubiquitin-conjugating enzyme E2 T — translation MQRTSRLKRELQMLSTEPPPGITCWQTDEQVDDLRAQIVGGTGTPYEGGLFSLEIKIPERYPFEPPKMRFLTPIYHPNIDNSGRICHDALKLPPKGAWKPSLNISAVLSSIQLLMAEPNPDDPLMADISSEFKYNKQLFMEKARKWTQEHAVQRNTGVMEGNKENTPDQKSSSRKRESLTEQQEAEEPAKKTCL, via the exons ATGCAGAGGACATCCCGTTTGAAGCGTGAACTTCAGATGCTAAGCACCGAGCCACCTCCCGGAATAACATGCTGGCAGACGGATGAGCAGGTAGACGACCTCCGGGCAC AGATCGTAGGTGGAACAGGGACTCCTTATGAAGGTGGACTCTTCTCTTTGGAGATCAAGATCCCAGAAAG GTACCCATTTGAGCCTCCCAAAATGCGCTTCTTGACCCCTATCTACCATCCAAACATTGACAACTCAGGACGTATCTGTCACGATGCTCTCAAACTCCCTCCCAAG ggTGCTTGGAAGCCATCCCTAAACATCTCCGCAGTCCTCTCCTCCATTCAGCTGCTCATGGCTGAGCCCAATCCAGATGACCCTCTAATGGCAGATATA TCGTCAGAGTTCAAATACAACAAACAGCTGTTCATGGAGAAGGCGAGGAAGTGGACACAGGAACATGCTGTACAGAGGAATACG GGAGTCATGGAAGGtaacaaagaaaacactccAGATCAGAAATCTTCATCCCGCAAAAGAGAGTCTCTCACTGAacagcaggaggcagaggagcCAGCAAAGAAAACCTGTTTGTAG
- the zgc:194242 gene encoding uncharacterized methyltransferase YdaC — MWAEKLGKQLGRPTRSVGGWLVSKLLTVRNQVLEENAVQLCGIQPGDTVLELGHGPGLGLQSAAKLLTEPTGHLIGVDYSEYMHQMASERVKDLVASGKVTLHHCDVAAMPLDNSTVDKVFHCNCYYFWPDLRKGASEIHRVMKPGGLMVTTLRLSNVAAMAAKRVMPGENWRPEAYMAALRESGFTDVRIEDKQLENVTFQAIYATALK, encoded by the exons ATGTGGGCTGAAAAGTTGGGGAAACAGCTGGGCCGCCCGACACGTTCAGTAGGAGGGTGGCTGGTCAGTAAGTTGCTCACAGTGCGCAACCAGGTCCTTGAGGAGAACGCCGTGCAGCTGTGTGGAATCCAACCTGGAGACACGGTGCTGGAACTGGGTCACGGCCCGGGTCTGGGTCTGCAGTCAGCAGCCAAACTGCTAACAGAACCCACAGGCCATCTCATAGGGGTGGATTACTCAGAGTACATGCATCAG ATGGCGAGTGAGCGAGTGAAGGATCTTGTGGCAAGTGGGAAAGTGACACTACACCACTGTGATGTAGCAGCAATGCCTCTAGACAACAGCACTGTGGACAAAGTCTTTCACTGTAACTGCTACTACTTCTGGCCTGACCTCAGGAAGGGAGCTTCAGAGATACACCGAGTAATGAAACCAG GAGGCCTGATGGTGACCACACTGAGGCTGTCCAATGTGGCTGCTATGGCAGCAAAGCGAGTGATGCCAGGGGAGAACTGGCGCCCGGAGGCCTATATGGCCGCGCTGAGAGAATCTGGCTTTACTGATGTCAGAATTGAGGACAAACAGCTTGAAAACGTTACTTTTCAGGCTATCTATGCAACTGCCTTAAAGTGA